The following are encoded together in the Humulus lupulus chromosome 5, drHumLupu1.1, whole genome shotgun sequence genome:
- the LOC133780277 gene encoding uncharacterized protein LOC133780277 isoform X2 yields MDIIEKNKNVAKHCFPMLAGGGKFQVNLLQSINAQSFVVNLETKTCTCRLFQLSGIPCGHALAAIWFSNLDPVGFIDDYYKRQAYEETYATPIEPMPSPDKWPDTGLNPIHPPTETILPGRPKKSRNKEADEPPPTTATKARRVGQVNHCSNCKQTGHSRVTCKNATMEVILVHACKAKKERKTTISESYY; encoded by the exons ATGGACATCATTGAGAAAAACAAGAATGTTGCTAAGCATTGTTTCCCTATGCTTGCTGGAGGTGGTAAGTTCCAGGTAAATTTATTGCAAAGCATCAATGCTCAGTCATTTGTTGTGAACTTGGAAACGAAAACATGCACATGTAGGCTATTCCAATTGTCTGGCATACCATGTGGGCATGCTTTAGCTGCTATCTGGTTTTCAAACCTAGATCCAGTGGGATTCATAGATGACTACTACAAGAGGCAAGCATATGAAGAAACTTATGCGACACCAATCGAACCAATGCCTAGCCCAGATAAGTGGCCTGACACTGGTCTGAATCCGATACATCCTCCAACAGAGACAATTTTACCTGGAAGGCCTAAAAAGTCTAGAAACAAAGAGGCAGATGAACCACCACCTACTACTGCAACAAAGGCTAGGAGAGTTGGCCAAGTTAATCACTGCAGCAATTGTAAGCAAACAGGCCATTCACGAGTAACATGCAAGAATGCAACTATGGAGGTAATCTTGGTACACG CCTGCAAGGCAAAAAAAGAGAGGAAGACCACCATCTCAGAATCCTACTACTGA
- the LOC133780277 gene encoding uncharacterized protein LOC133780277 isoform X1 has product MDIIEKNKNVAKHCFPMLAGGGKFQVNLLQSINAQSFVVNLETKTCTCRLFQLSGIPCGHALAAIWFSNLDPVGFIDDYYKRQAYEETYATPIEPMPSPDKWPDTGLNPIHPPTETILPGRPKKSRNKEADEPPPTTATKARRVGQVNHCSNCKQTGHSRVTCKNATMEPARQKKRGRPPSQNPTTETIKRKERAKRQKQRNGGSTSQTN; this is encoded by the exons ATGGACATCATTGAGAAAAACAAGAATGTTGCTAAGCATTGTTTCCCTATGCTTGCTGGAGGTGGTAAGTTCCAGGTAAATTTATTGCAAAGCATCAATGCTCAGTCATTTGTTGTGAACTTGGAAACGAAAACATGCACATGTAGGCTATTCCAATTGTCTGGCATACCATGTGGGCATGCTTTAGCTGCTATCTGGTTTTCAAACCTAGATCCAGTGGGATTCATAGATGACTACTACAAGAGGCAAGCATATGAAGAAACTTATGCGACACCAATCGAACCAATGCCTAGCCCAGATAAGTGGCCTGACACTGGTCTGAATCCGATACATCCTCCAACAGAGACAATTTTACCTGGAAGGCCTAAAAAGTCTAGAAACAAAGAGGCAGATGAACCACCACCTACTACTGCAACAAAGGCTAGGAGAGTTGGCCAAGTTAATCACTGCAGCAATTGTAAGCAAACAGGCCATTCACGAGTAACATGCAAGAATGCAACTATGGAG CCTGCAAGGCAAAAAAAGAGAGGAAGACCACCATCTCAGAATCCTACTACTGAAACTATTAAAAGGAAGGAGCGAGCTAAGAGACAGAAGCAAAGGAATGGTGGTTCCACATCTCAGACCAACTAA